GAACCGTCCGCGCGGTGGGGTCAGGTCAGAAGGAAGTCTGCCTGACCGGCCTTGGCGCCCTGGATGAAAGCGGCAATCTCGCGGTGGGAGTAGATGAGGGCCGGGCCGTCGGGGTCCGCGGACTGGCGCATGGCGATTCTTCCGTCGGAGAGCTTCATCGCCTCGACGCAGTTGCCGCCGTTGCCACCGCTCCACGGCTTGTACCAGCCCTCGGAGCCGAGATCAGCGGCCGGCATGCCGTTGTATATGGGGGTCATCACAGCTCCTTGCGGAAGTCCCGGAGGATTTCCTTCGTGCGTTGTGCAGTCGCGGCCTGGGCCGCCATGCGGTCCATGACCTCGAGGTACGAAGCCACCTCGGGGCGCGCGTCGAAGTAGACGGCCCCGGTCAGGTACTCGCTGTAGACCATGTCGGGCAGTTCGGGGACGGCGAACCGGAAGAGGACGAACGGCCCGTAGGTGCCCGGGTGATGGCCGGTGGAGAACTCGGCGATCTGCAGGGTCACATTGGGCATCTCGGTCGCTGCCAGCAGCCGGTCGGTCTGGGCGCGCATGGCCTCGGGGCTGCCCACCGGGCGGCGCAGCACCGTCTCGTCCATGACCACCCACAGCCGCGGGGCGTCCGGCCGGGTCAGCAGGGACTGCCGCTCCATGCGCAGCGCCACATGGCGCTCGATGTCCTCCGGCCTGGTCTGGCCGACGGCTCCGGTGCGCATCACCGAGCGCGCGTAGTCCTCGGTCTGCAGGAGTCCGGGGACGAAGTGCGGCTCGTACATGCGCAGGAGGCTCGCGGCGCCCTCCAGGCTGACGTACATGCTGAACCAGTCGGGCAGCACGTCGTGGAACCGCTGCCACCAGCCAGGCTTGTTGGCCTCCTCGGTGAGGTCGACGAAGGCGTCGGCCTCCTCCTCGCCGATCCCGTAGGCCTTCAGGAGCGACTGCACATAGGGGATCTTGAGAGCGACCTCGGCGGTCTCCATCCTGCGGATCGTCGCCGGGG
This genomic interval from Streptomyces sp. NBC_00464 contains the following:
- a CDS encoding helix-turn-helix domain-containing protein yields the protein MSEPRSAPTVGQVVLGKRLQDLRERVGLSRDQAAKVLRVAPATIRRMETAEVALKIPYVQSLLKAYGIGEEEADAFVDLTEEANKPGWWQRFHDVLPDWFSMYVSLEGAASLLRMYEPHFVPGLLQTEDYARSVMRTGAVGQTRPEDIERHVALRMERQSLLTRPDAPRLWVVMDETVLRRPVGSPEAMRAQTDRLLAATEMPNVTLQIAEFSTGHHPGTYGPFVLFRFAVPELPDMVYSEYLTGAVYFDARPEVASYLEVMDRMAAQAATAQRTKEILRDFRKEL
- a CDS encoding DUF397 domain-containing protein, with translation MTPIYNGMPAADLGSEGWYKPWSGGNGGNCVEAMKLSDGRIAMRQSADPDGPALIYSHREIAAFIQGAKAGQADFLLT